The following are from one region of the Stenotrophomonas lactitubi genome:
- a CDS encoding MFS transporter, whose product MSTTPAPAKAQLTQGHKKVIFASSLGTVFEWYDFFLYGSLAAIIAKQFFSGVNETTGMIFALLAFAAGFFVRPFGAAFFGSLGDRIGRKYTFLVTILIMGISTFLVGVLPNYASIGFAAPVILIVLRLAQGLAMGGEYGGAATYVAEHAPADKRGLYTSFIQCTATLGLFMSLLIILACRYFLGNEAFEAWGWRIPFLVSIVLLGISVWIRLQLSESPLFQQMKAEGKGSKTPFRDSLKGGNLKLMLLVLLGAAAGQAVVWYGGQFYALFFLSSMLKVDATTSYLLIAAALALGVPFFIFFGWLSDRIGRKKIILAGCLLAAITYIPIFKGLTHFANPAIEEARSSSPALVVADPNTCSFQFDPVGLRKFTSSCDVATAALTKAGVPYDVQPAAAGSLAMVNVGSASVTSYEAAGLSKEDGKAKADAFGAELKGALVTAGYPAKADGSRINIAGTIFMLWLLVLYVTMVYGPIAAYLVELFPTRIRYTSMSLPYHIGNGWFGGFLPAISFALVAGTGNLYYGLWYPIIIALMSVVVGGLFLRETKNVDITK is encoded by the coding sequence ATGTCCACAACACCTGCACCGGCGAAAGCCCAACTTACCCAGGGACACAAGAAGGTCATCTTCGCGTCCAGCCTGGGCACCGTTTTCGAGTGGTACGACTTCTTCCTGTATGGCTCGCTTGCGGCGATCATCGCCAAGCAGTTCTTCAGTGGCGTCAATGAAACCACGGGCATGATCTTCGCCCTGCTGGCCTTTGCTGCCGGCTTCTTCGTGCGACCGTTCGGCGCGGCCTTCTTCGGCAGCCTCGGCGACCGCATCGGCCGCAAGTACACCTTCCTGGTCACCATCCTGATCATGGGCATCTCGACCTTCCTGGTCGGTGTGCTGCCCAACTACGCATCGATCGGCTTCGCCGCACCGGTGATCCTGATCGTGCTGCGTCTGGCCCAGGGCCTGGCGATGGGCGGTGAGTACGGTGGCGCTGCCACCTACGTGGCCGAACACGCACCGGCTGACAAACGTGGCCTGTACACCAGCTTCATCCAGTGCACCGCCACGCTGGGCCTGTTCATGTCGCTGCTGATCATCCTGGCCTGCCGCTACTTCCTCGGCAACGAGGCCTTCGAGGCGTGGGGCTGGCGCATTCCGTTCCTGGTCTCGATCGTGCTGCTGGGCATCTCGGTGTGGATCCGCCTGCAGCTCAGCGAATCTCCGCTGTTCCAGCAGATGAAGGCCGAAGGCAAGGGTTCCAAGACGCCGTTCCGTGACAGCCTGAAGGGCGGCAACCTGAAGCTGATGCTGCTGGTTCTGCTCGGTGCTGCTGCTGGTCAGGCGGTGGTCTGGTACGGCGGCCAGTTCTACGCGCTGTTCTTCCTCAGCAGCATGCTGAAGGTCGATGCCACCACCTCCTACCTGCTGATCGCAGCCGCGCTGGCACTGGGCGTGCCGTTCTTCATCTTCTTCGGCTGGCTGTCCGATCGTATCGGCCGCAAGAAGATCATCCTCGCCGGCTGCCTGCTGGCCGCCATCACCTACATCCCGATCTTCAAGGGCCTGACCCACTTCGCCAATCCGGCCATCGAAGAAGCCCGCAGCAGCTCGCCGGCGCTCGTGGTTGCCGATCCGAACACCTGCTCGTTCCAGTTCGATCCGGTTGGCCTGCGCAAGTTCACCAGCTCCTGTGACGTGGCTACCGCTGCGCTGACCAAGGCCGGCGTGCCGTATGACGTGCAGCCCGCCGCCGCCGGCTCGCTGGCGATGGTGAACGTTGGCAGCGCCAGCGTGACCTCGTATGAAGCGGCCGGCCTGAGCAAGGAAGACGGCAAGGCCAAGGCCGATGCGTTCGGCGCGGAGTTGAAGGGCGCACTGGTCACTGCGGGTTACCCGGCCAAGGCTGATGGCTCGCGCATCAACATCGCCGGCACGATCTTCATGCTGTGGCTGCTGGTGCTGTACGTGACCATGGTCTACGGCCCGATCGCCGCCTATCTGGTCGAACTGTTCCCGACCCGCATCCGCTACACCTCGATGTCGCTGCCGTACCACATCGGCAACGGCTGGTTCGGTGGCTTCCTGCCGGCGATCTCGTTCGCGCTGGTGGCCGGTACCGGCAACCTGTACTACGGCCTGTGGTATCCGATCATCATCGCGCTGATGTCGGTGGTGGTGGGTGGCCTGTTCCTGCGCGAGACGAAGAACGTGGATATCACCAAGTAG
- a CDS encoding DcaP family trimeric outer membrane transporter, with protein MSHRTLKAVRTPLAACLLVALVAPGMAFAETAKEKALESRVAELERQVQALLASQQQQQTQIVQTQQAVTDVRTLQAEQKPAVPAGKQPIQVTTITPGAAPGTTVKIGGFIKADFLATQTSDGQLADDATGRALYLPGQTPVEGAGGSGKRSDVDYNAHAKFSRFNLGIDNVSESGNKAGAFFEMDFFGNSLGNQTATNTYGVTLRHAYMYWNNWMAGQTWSNFMDAASLPEAVDFVGPTDGVIFVRQAQLRYTKGGFSVALENPETTTLTGTRNPVTGAWTNASANSDRGSLPDLTLRYGWKGDWGTFGVGGVVRQLKVDNQATGAKADKVAGGLTLGGKWVMGDSDSLHYQFTGGEGIARYIGLGITADSAYDVARDELNPTGVIAGYVGWRHAFSPKLRTNLIYARSDYDNDSILGPLVTKSVQSIRGNIFYSPMPKVDVGAELMYGKREIENGNKGDITRLQFTTKYSF; from the coding sequence ATGAGCCACCGTACGTTGAAAGCCGTGCGCACACCTTTGGCGGCCTGCCTGTTGGTCGCCCTGGTCGCACCGGGCATGGCGTTCGCCGAGACCGCCAAAGAGAAGGCACTGGAGTCACGCGTCGCCGAACTGGAGCGGCAGGTGCAGGCGCTGCTGGCGTCGCAACAGCAGCAACAGACCCAGATCGTGCAGACCCAGCAGGCGGTCACCGACGTCCGCACGCTGCAGGCCGAACAGAAGCCGGCGGTGCCTGCCGGCAAGCAGCCGATCCAGGTCACCACCATTACCCCCGGCGCCGCGCCGGGTACCACGGTCAAGATCGGCGGCTTCATCAAGGCCGATTTCCTGGCCACCCAGACCAGCGATGGCCAGCTGGCCGACGATGCCACCGGCCGCGCGCTGTACCTGCCCGGGCAGACACCGGTGGAAGGTGCCGGCGGCAGCGGCAAGCGCTCGGACGTGGACTACAACGCCCACGCCAAGTTCTCGCGCTTCAACCTGGGCATCGACAACGTCAGCGAGTCGGGCAACAAGGCCGGCGCGTTCTTCGAGATGGATTTCTTCGGCAATTCGCTGGGCAACCAGACTGCCACCAACACCTATGGCGTGACCCTGCGCCATGCGTACATGTACTGGAACAACTGGATGGCCGGCCAGACCTGGTCGAACTTCATGGATGCGGCATCGCTGCCGGAAGCGGTCGACTTCGTCGGTCCGACCGATGGCGTGATCTTCGTGCGCCAGGCCCAGCTGCGTTACACCAAGGGCGGCTTCAGCGTCGCGCTGGAGAATCCGGAAACCACCACCCTCACCGGTACGCGCAATCCGGTCACCGGCGCCTGGACCAATGCCAGCGCCAACTCCGATCGCGGCAGCCTGCCGGACCTGACCCTGCGTTATGGCTGGAAGGGTGACTGGGGCACCTTCGGTGTCGGCGGCGTGGTCCGCCAGCTGAAGGTCGACAACCAGGCCACCGGTGCCAAGGCTGACAAGGTGGCAGGTGGCCTGACCCTGGGCGGCAAGTGGGTGATGGGTGACAGCGATTCGCTGCACTACCAGTTCACCGGTGGCGAGGGTATCGCCCGCTACATCGGCCTGGGCATCACCGCCGATTCGGCCTATGACGTGGCACGCGACGAACTCAACCCGACCGGTGTGATCGCCGGCTACGTCGGTTGGCGCCATGCGTTCTCGCCGAAGCTGCGCACCAACCTGATCTACGCGCGCAGCGACTACGACAACGACAGCATCCTCGGCCCGCTGGTGACCAAGAGCGTGCAGAGCATCCGCGGCAACATCTTCTATTCGCCGATGCCCAAGGTCGATGTCGGTGCCGAGCTGATGTACGGCAAGCGCGAGATCGAGAACGGCAACAAGGGCGACATCACCCGTCTGCAGTTCACGACCAAGTACAGCTTCTGA
- the acs gene encoding acetate--CoA ligase, whose protein sequence is MADLYPVDPQFAAKARIDKNSYEQQYQASVSDPDAFWGKAAERLDWSRKPTRIKNVSYDLADFHIKWFEDGELNASVNCLDRQLEKRGDKTALLFEPDSPDAPAQHVTYRELYERTCRLGNALRNLGVKKGDRVTIYLPMIVDAAVAMLACARIGAIHSVVFGGFAPNSIADRVSDCQSKLIITADEGLRGGRKIPLKANVDAALKLPGTNTVETVLVVRHTGGAVDMQAPRDRWFHDVVDSQPASCEPEPMNAEDPLFILYTSGSTGKPKGVLHTTAGYLLYAAYTHEAVFDLREDDIYWCTADVGWVTGHSYIVYGPLANGATSLMFEGVPNYPDTSRFWNVIDKHKVSIFYTAPTAIRALMREGEEPVKKTSRASLRLLGSVGEPINPEAWRWYYEVVGDSRCPIVDTWWQTETGGILISPLAGAMDLKPGSATLPFFGVQPALVNADGEIKDGPTEGNLIIRDSWPGQMRTVYGDHQRFIDTYFRTYPGSYFTGDGCRRDEDGYYWITGRVDDVINVSGHRIGTAEVESALVSHPKVAEAAVVGFPHDVKGQGIYAYVTLVAEEAPSDELQKELVAWVRKEIGPIATPDHLQWAPGLPKTRSGKIMRRILRKIAENAPDQLGDTSTLADPSVVASLVDERKVR, encoded by the coding sequence ATGGCTGATCTCTACCCCGTCGATCCGCAGTTCGCCGCCAAGGCGCGTATCGACAAGAACTCCTATGAACAGCAGTACCAGGCCTCGGTGTCCGATCCGGATGCGTTCTGGGGCAAGGCCGCCGAGCGGCTGGACTGGTCGCGCAAGCCGACCAGAATCAAGAACGTCAGCTACGACCTGGCCGACTTCCACATCAAGTGGTTCGAAGATGGCGAGCTCAACGCCAGCGTGAACTGCCTGGACCGCCAGCTGGAAAAACGCGGCGACAAGACCGCCCTGCTGTTCGAGCCGGACAGCCCGGATGCGCCGGCCCAGCACGTGACCTATCGCGAGCTGTACGAGCGCACCTGCCGTCTCGGCAACGCGCTGCGCAACCTGGGCGTCAAGAAGGGCGACCGGGTCACCATCTACCTGCCGATGATCGTCGACGCTGCCGTGGCCATGCTGGCCTGCGCGCGCATCGGCGCGATCCACTCGGTGGTGTTCGGTGGCTTCGCACCGAACTCGATCGCCGACCGTGTCAGCGACTGCCAGAGCAAGCTGATCATCACCGCCGACGAAGGCCTGCGTGGTGGCCGGAAGATTCCGCTGAAGGCCAACGTCGATGCGGCGCTGAAGCTGCCCGGCACCAATACCGTGGAAACCGTGCTGGTGGTGCGCCATACCGGCGGCGCGGTAGACATGCAGGCCCCGCGCGACCGCTGGTTCCATGACGTGGTCGACAGCCAGCCGGCCAGCTGCGAACCGGAACCGATGAACGCCGAGGATCCGCTGTTCATCCTCTACACCTCCGGTTCCACCGGCAAGCCGAAGGGCGTGCTGCATACCACCGCCGGTTACCTGCTGTACGCGGCCTACACCCATGAAGCGGTGTTCGACCTGCGCGAGGACGACATCTACTGGTGCACCGCCGACGTCGGCTGGGTCACCGGCCACAGCTACATCGTGTACGGCCCGCTGGCCAATGGCGCGACCTCGCTGATGTTCGAGGGCGTACCGAACTACCCCGATACCTCGCGCTTCTGGAACGTGATCGACAAGCACAAGGTGTCGATCTTCTACACCGCCCCCACCGCCATCCGCGCGTTGATGCGCGAGGGCGAGGAGCCGGTGAAGAAGACCTCGCGCGCGTCGCTGCGCCTGCTTGGCAGCGTCGGCGAACCGATCAATCCGGAAGCCTGGCGCTGGTATTACGAGGTGGTCGGCGACAGCCGTTGCCCGATCGTCGATACCTGGTGGCAGACCGAAACCGGCGGCATCCTGATCTCGCCGCTGGCCGGCGCGATGGATCTGAAACCGGGTTCGGCCACCCTGCCGTTCTTCGGCGTGCAGCCGGCCCTGGTCAACGCCGATGGCGAGATCAAGGACGGCCCGACCGAAGGCAACCTGATCATCCGTGATTCCTGGCCGGGCCAGATGCGTACGGTGTATGGCGACCACCAGCGCTTCATCGATACCTACTTCCGCACCTACCCGGGCAGCTACTTCACCGGTGACGGCTGCCGCCGCGATGAAGACGGCTACTACTGGATCACCGGCCGCGTGGACGATGTGATCAACGTATCCGGCCACCGCATCGGCACCGCCGAAGTGGAAAGCGCGCTGGTCTCGCATCCGAAGGTGGCCGAGGCCGCCGTGGTCGGCTTCCCGCACGACGTGAAGGGCCAGGGCATCTATGCCTACGTCACCCTGGTCGCGGAAGAGGCGCCGAGCGACGAGCTGCAGAAGGAACTGGTCGCCTGGGTGCGCAAGGAAATCGGCCCGATCGCTACGCCAGATCATCTGCAGTGGGCGCCGGGCCTGCCGAAGACCCGTTCGGGCAAGATCATGCGCCGCATCCTGCGCAAGATCGCCGAGAACGCGCCGGACCAGCTCGGCGACACCTCGACCCTGGCCGATCCGTCGGTCGTGGCTTCGCTGGTGGACGAACGCAAGGTCCGTTGA
- a CDS encoding response regulator transcription factor, translating to MTTLLIADDHPLFREALRGAVQRVIPGVQLFEADSVEALYALADQHNDADLVLMDLNMPGAQGFNALVHMRSLHPHLPVVVVSAREEATVMRRALDHGALGFIPKSADSDTIGHALGTILDGETWAPPEAHNVPPTGSEEREVGQRLRELTPQQFRVLQMLGAGRLNKQIAYDLNVSEATIKAHVTAILRKLGVTNRTQAVLMAGKLAIDDDAIVLPPEED from the coding sequence ATGACCACCCTCCTGATTGCCGATGACCATCCGTTGTTCCGCGAAGCCCTGCGGGGTGCCGTGCAGCGGGTCATTCCGGGCGTTCAACTGTTCGAGGCCGACAGCGTGGAAGCGTTGTATGCACTGGCCGACCAGCACAACGACGCCGACCTGGTCCTGATGGATCTCAACATGCCCGGCGCACAGGGCTTCAACGCGCTGGTGCACATGCGCTCGCTGCATCCGCACCTGCCGGTGGTGGTGGTCTCCGCACGCGAAGAAGCCACGGTGATGCGTCGCGCACTCGACCACGGCGCACTGGGCTTCATTCCGAAGTCCGCTGATTCGGACACGATCGGCCATGCGCTCGGCACCATCCTCGATGGCGAGACCTGGGCGCCGCCGGAAGCACACAACGTGCCGCCGACCGGCAGCGAAGAACGCGAAGTCGGCCAGCGTCTGCGCGAGCTGACCCCGCAGCAGTTCCGCGTGCTGCAGATGCTCGGCGCGGGCCGCTTGAACAAGCAGATCGCCTACGACCTCAACGTCTCCGAAGCAACGATCAAGGCGCACGTCACCGCGATCCTGCGCAAGCTGGGCGTGACCAACCGCACCCAGGCGGTGCTGATGGCCGGCAAGCTGGCGATCGACGACGACGCCATCGTGCTGCCGCCGGAAGAAGACTGA
- a CDS encoding REP-associated tyrosine transposase — protein MASPALRYGRWSHTGNAYALTTVTHARRPWFSGKANVELLIEALRTVERTGRTLSLAWVVMPDHLHWLFELRTGTLAGCMQILKSRSGRSVGRRVDANAPIWQPGYYDHALRSDECLRTQATYIAANPVRAGLATCIGEYPYAWSRWPLLG, from the coding sequence ATGGCCAGTCCCGCACTCCGTTATGGTCGCTGGTCGCATACTGGCAATGCCTATGCGCTTACCACGGTGACGCATGCGCGTCGCCCCTGGTTCAGTGGCAAGGCCAACGTTGAGCTGTTGATAGAGGCATTGCGCACCGTTGAGCGGACCGGTCGGACCTTATCCCTCGCCTGGGTGGTCATGCCGGATCATCTGCATTGGCTGTTCGAACTACGTACCGGCACGCTAGCCGGCTGCATGCAGATCCTGAAGTCCAGGAGTGGAAGGTCCGTCGGCAGGCGCGTTGATGCCAACGCGCCGATCTGGCAGCCGGGGTACTACGATCATGCACTGCGCAGTGATGAATGCCTGCGCACGCAGGCGACCTACATTGCGGCCAATCCGGTGCGCGCTGGACTGGCTACGTGCATTGGGGAGTACCCGTATGCCTGGAGTCGATGGCCCTTGCTGGGCTGA
- a CDS encoding manganese efflux pump MntP, with protein sequence MSPISILLIGFAMSTDAFAAAIGKGAAMRKPVFRDALRAGIIFGVIEAITPIIGWLLGRAALQYVEAFDHWIAFGLLGALGIHMIYNGLRPDNGEDDEDPAQHHGFWKLALTGFATSIDAMAVGIGLAFMDVHIGVMAAVIGLCTLTMVTAGIMLGRVLGSMVGKRAEIIGGVILVIIGATILYEHLHGVA encoded by the coding sequence ATGTCCCCCATTTCGATCCTCCTGATCGGCTTTGCCATGTCCACCGATGCCTTCGCCGCTGCGATCGGCAAGGGTGCAGCCATGCGCAAGCCGGTGTTCCGTGATGCGCTGCGCGCCGGCATCATCTTCGGCGTCATCGAGGCGATCACACCCATCATCGGTTGGCTGCTCGGCCGTGCCGCTCTGCAGTACGTGGAAGCGTTCGACCACTGGATCGCCTTCGGCCTGCTCGGCGCGCTGGGCATCCACATGATCTACAACGGCCTGCGTCCGGATAACGGCGAGGACGATGAAGATCCGGCGCAGCACCATGGCTTCTGGAAGCTGGCACTGACCGGTTTCGCCACCAGCATCGACGCGATGGCAGTCGGCATCGGCCTGGCCTTCATGGACGTGCATATCGGGGTGATGGCCGCAGTCATCGGCCTGTGCACGCTGACCATGGTCACCGCCGGCATCATGCTGGGCCGCGTGCTCGGCAGCATGGTCGGCAAGCGCGCCGAAATCATCGGTGGCGTGATCCTGGTGATCATCGGTGCGACGATCCTGTACGAACACCTGCACGGTGTCGCGTAA
- a CDS encoding hybrid sensor histidine kinase/response regulator, with protein MVSSWILLLVSVAYAALLFGVAWWGDRRPMYPDRPWLRPVVYSLALAVYCSSWTFYGAVGTAVRNGVGYLPIYIGPLLLLLFGWRIIERLALIARSQNVVSIADFISSRFGRSRRLAALVAIIALIGIIPYLALQYKAVAMSLQVLTGNTGPTGFFSDPALYVALLMALFATLFGTRQVDATEHHHGMMLAIALESVIKLVAMVAVGVFAYVWLSDRNEAVVESVHTLFTGLPPVGFLSQTLLSFLAIICLPRQFHVAVVECGDVRDVRRARWMFGGYLVLISAMVLPIATAGVSLFGTGSGVADDSMVLALPLAEGRNALALIAYIGGFSAATGMVIVSSIALATMVSNDLVMPVLLRRSGDHQEAADVASRVLWIRRLAILLLALMAYSYYRSSSNDSTLASYGLMAFAAVAQFAPGLIGGLYWRGASRRGVETGMLLGFATWLYTLLLPAMTMAGWMDAGWVQHGPFGIDWLRPQQLFGMTGWDPLTHGTFWSLLVNAATMMLVSARWRPGVDERLRAAPFLDPYAERPSVAGGWPGHVHVGDLLALASRVVGERHARRSFFEQAQSLGRELQSSAPADRPWVQFTERLLAASIGAASARLLLTSLLRGSGMDLGEVVAVLDEAGQELRFNREILSTTLENISAGVSVVDPDMRLTAWNRRYQDMFGYPDGMLYVGRPVADLIRYNAERGELGEGDIELQINRRIGYMRAGSPHVFERTRSDGKVIEMRGQALPGGGYVTSYNDITDYKHAERALLEANETLEQRVAERSHVAEVAQQSKTRFLAAISHDVLQPLNAARLFASALRDSDHVSDEQRHLAERVDASLRAAEELLDGLLDVSRLDAGGLHPVIGEFDVSALMRELAAQYTPVAAGRGLRLDLFARTTWVRSDRRLLRRVLQNFLANALRYTRQGRIVLAVRQRGDEVELQVWDTGPGIPEHHMRQIFDEFHRYQQPFDWGEQGLGLGLSICQRISRLLDHRLNARSRVGSGSMFSIILPRVAPLPGYTDAVTLAATAPPVRSDSLAGLRVLCVDNDEEILDGMRALLGRWQVQVITASTVDQALQKIAERPQVMLVDYHLHDRMDGLDALVALREAAGYPLPGALLTADGRDELKRMARERGYRLLTKPIKPASLRAFLGALRDTRNGDA; from the coding sequence TTGGTCTCCAGCTGGATCCTGCTGCTGGTCTCGGTTGCCTACGCCGCGCTGCTGTTCGGCGTGGCGTGGTGGGGCGACCGTCGGCCGATGTACCCGGACCGGCCGTGGCTGCGACCGGTCGTCTACAGCCTGGCACTGGCCGTGTACTGCTCGTCGTGGACCTTCTACGGCGCAGTCGGTACCGCCGTGCGCAACGGCGTGGGCTACCTGCCGATCTACATCGGCCCGCTGCTGCTGCTGTTGTTCGGCTGGCGCATCATCGAGCGCCTGGCGCTGATCGCGCGCAGCCAGAACGTGGTCTCCATCGCCGACTTCATTTCCTCGCGCTTCGGCCGCTCGCGGCGGCTGGCGGCGCTGGTGGCGATCATCGCGCTGATCGGCATCATTCCCTACCTCGCCCTGCAGTACAAAGCGGTGGCGATGAGCCTGCAGGTACTGACCGGAAACACCGGGCCGACCGGGTTCTTCAGCGATCCAGCCCTGTATGTGGCGTTGCTGATGGCGCTGTTCGCCACCCTGTTCGGCACCCGCCAGGTCGATGCCACCGAACACCACCACGGCATGATGCTGGCGATCGCGCTGGAATCGGTGATCAAGCTGGTGGCGATGGTGGCGGTGGGCGTGTTCGCCTATGTCTGGCTCAGCGACCGCAACGAAGCGGTGGTGGAGTCGGTGCATACGCTGTTCACCGGCCTGCCACCGGTGGGTTTCCTCTCGCAGACCCTGCTAAGTTTCCTGGCCATCATCTGCCTGCCGCGCCAGTTCCACGTGGCGGTGGTCGAGTGCGGCGACGTGCGCGATGTGCGCCGCGCGCGCTGGATGTTCGGTGGCTACCTGGTGCTGATCTCGGCGATGGTGCTGCCGATCGCCACCGCCGGCGTCAGCCTGTTCGGTACCGGAAGCGGCGTAGCCGATGACTCGATGGTGCTGGCCCTGCCGCTGGCCGAGGGCCGCAACGCGTTGGCATTGATCGCCTATATCGGTGGCTTCTCCGCCGCCACCGGCATGGTCATCGTGTCTTCCATCGCGCTGGCGACGATGGTCAGCAACGACCTGGTGATGCCGGTGCTGCTGCGTCGCAGTGGCGATCACCAGGAAGCGGCGGATGTTGCCTCGCGCGTGCTGTGGATCCGCCGCCTGGCGATCCTGCTGCTGGCGCTGATGGCCTACAGCTACTACCGCAGCAGCAGCAACGACAGCACGCTGGCCTCCTATGGATTGATGGCCTTCGCCGCGGTAGCGCAGTTCGCGCCGGGCCTGATCGGTGGCCTGTACTGGCGCGGCGCCAGCCGTCGTGGCGTGGAGACCGGCATGCTGCTCGGCTTCGCCACCTGGCTGTACACCCTGCTGCTGCCGGCGATGACGATGGCCGGCTGGATGGATGCGGGCTGGGTGCAGCATGGTCCGTTCGGCATCGATTGGCTGCGGCCTCAGCAGCTGTTCGGCATGACCGGCTGGGACCCGCTGACCCATGGCACGTTCTGGTCGCTGCTGGTCAACGCGGCGACGATGATGCTGGTATCGGCGCGTTGGCGTCCGGGCGTGGATGAGCGCCTGCGTGCTGCACCCTTCCTCGATCCCTATGCCGAGCGGCCTTCAGTGGCGGGCGGGTGGCCGGGTCACGTGCACGTCGGCGATCTGCTGGCGCTGGCCTCGCGTGTGGTCGGTGAACGCCATGCGCGGCGCTCGTTCTTCGAACAGGCGCAGTCGCTGGGGCGCGAGCTGCAGTCCTCGGCACCGGCTGACCGGCCATGGGTGCAGTTCACCGAACGCCTGCTGGCCGCGTCGATCGGCGCGGCCTCCGCGCGCCTGCTGCTCACCAGCCTGCTGCGCGGTTCGGGCATGGACCTGGGCGAAGTGGTGGCGGTGCTGGACGAAGCGGGACAGGAACTGCGCTTCAATCGCGAGATCCTGTCGACCACCCTGGAAAACATCAGCGCCGGGGTCAGCGTGGTCGACCCGGACATGCGCCTGACCGCCTGGAACCGCCGCTACCAGGACATGTTCGGCTACCCCGACGGCATGCTCTACGTGGGTCGCCCGGTGGCCGATCTGATCCGCTACAACGCCGAGCGTGGTGAGCTGGGCGAGGGCGATATCGAACTGCAGATCAACCGCCGCATCGGCTACATGCGCGCCGGTTCGCCGCATGTGTTCGAGCGCACCCGCAGCGACGGCAAGGTGATCGAAATGCGTGGCCAGGCACTGCCTGGCGGCGGCTATGTCACCAGCTACAACGACATCACCGACTACAAGCACGCCGAACGCGCGCTGCTGGAAGCCAACGAAACGCTGGAGCAGCGCGTGGCCGAGCGCTCGCATGTTGCGGAAGTCGCGCAGCAGTCGAAGACCCGTTTCCTGGCCGCGATCAGCCATGACGTGCTGCAGCCGTTGAACGCTGCGCGGCTGTTCGCATCGGCGTTGCGCGACAGCGATCATGTCAGCGACGAGCAACGGCATCTGGCCGAACGCGTGGATGCGTCGCTGCGCGCGGCCGAGGAGCTGCTGGATGGCCTGCTGGACGTGTCGCGGCTGGATGCCGGCGGCCTGCATCCGGTGATCGGCGAATTCGATGTCAGTGCGCTGATGCGCGAGCTGGCCGCGCAGTACACACCGGTTGCGGCCGGACGTGGGCTGCGCCTGGATCTGTTCGCGCGTACCACCTGGGTGCGCAGCGACCGTCGCCTGCTGCGCCGTGTACTGCAGAACTTCCTTGCCAATGCGCTGCGCTACACGCGGCAGGGCCGCATCGTGCTGGCGGTGCGCCAGCGCGGCGATGAAGTGGAACTGCAGGTGTGGGATACCGGCCCCGGCATTCCCGAGCATCACATGCGGCAGATCTTCGACGAGTTCCATCGCTACCAGCAGCCGTTCGACTGGGGCGAGCAGGGCCTGGGACTGGGCCTGTCGATCTGCCAGCGCATCTCGCGCCTGCTCGATCATCGCTTGAACGCGCGCAGCCGGGTCGGCAGTGGTTCGATGTTCTCGATCATCCTGCCGCGGGTGGCGCCACTGCCGGGATATACCGATGCGGTCACCCTGGCGGCGACGGCACCGCCGGTCCGCAGCGATTCGCTGGCGGGCCTGCGCGTGCTGTGCGTGGACAACGACGAGGAGATCCTCGATGGCATGCGCGCGCTGCTGGGGCGTTGGCAGGTGCAGGTGATCACCGCATCGACGGTGGACCAGGCGCTGCAGAAGATCGCCGAGCGTCCGCAGGTGATGCTGGTGGACTACCACCTGCACGATCGCATGGATGGCCTGGATGCGCTGGTGGCATTGCGTGAGGCGGCGGGCTATCCGTTGCCCGGTGCGCTGCTTACCGCAGATGGCCGCGATGAACTGAAGCGGATGGCGCGCGAGCGAGGCTATCGCCTGTTGACCAAGCCGATCAAGCCGGCGTCGCTGCGCGCGTTCCTGGGCGCACTGCGGGATACCCGGAACGGCGATGCCTGA